The Candidatus Roizmanbacteria bacterium CG_4_9_14_0_2_um_filter_38_17 genome contains the following window.
ACAGGTGCGGCTCCTATATGGAATGAGATTATGACGAATTTGCTTGTAGACAGTAAGCAAACTTGGCCTGCAATACCTAGTGGTGTAATTGGCCGAAGTATTTGCACTCTGTCTTCAAACTTACCCTCTAGTGAAGGGGAAACCTGCCCAACGCGGTTTGAGTATTTTATAAAAGGAACAGAGCCTACTGATGTGGAAAATCTGCGCCGAGTTGTAAATATAGATAAGACAACAGGTAGATTAGCAACAAGTGATACACCTTCCGAGAATATTGAGCAGCAGGAAAAAAGTATAGTTTACGATATAACAGGTAAACCGTATTGTGTAGATTGTCCTCCGCCAGAGTCTCCAACTATTCTTACAGAAAAAGCACCAGAATAAGTATCCTATAATTCATGGTAGAATACCCTTAATTCTTTTGTCCAGATATTACTCTAATGGATGTGTTGTGGAAAATAACATATAGATTGCTCTATTTATTGGCGTACGCTCTAATATTAATTGGAGGAGTAGTGCGCAGGATTATAGATTTAGTTTTTAGACCTATAAGATATATTGGTATGCTGCTTTTGCAGCTATTCTATTTTAAGAAAAAAAAGAAACCTAAAATAGAAAGAACCAGATTGGTTTTGAGTTTTCAGTCGCTAAGGTGGTTTGTATTGGGAGTTATATTTACTATGTTATTTGTGGGAGTGCCGTTTATAGTTGTGAGTTGGTTACGCCAACTACCCGATCCACATACGTTATCTCAGATGAAGCTTCCAGCTACAACAAAGTTCTATGATAGTAATGGTAAATTGTTATATGAGCTCTATGCTGACATAGATAGGCGTCCGGTAGCTTTAGACAAGATTCCTCAAGATATTGTTAATGCAACAATTGCGGTAGAAGACCAGGAGTTTTACCATCATTTGGGTTTTTCACTCCGAGGAATGTTTCGAGCAGCTAGAGAGATTATTCTTAATAAGAAATTACAAGGAGGCTCAACAATAACTCAGCAGCTGATTAAAAATACATTACTTACACCTGAAACAACTATCTCGCGTAAATTAAAAGAAGTTGTGATTGCCTCGTGGGCAGAGATTATCTACTCTAAGGATGAGATATTGTCGATGTATCTAAATAATGTCCCATACGGAGGAACAGCCTGGGGAATAAGAGCGGCTTCAGAAAAATATTTTGGTACAGATGTTACTGAGCTGACACTTGCTCAATCAGCGCTATTGGCGGGTCTACCTGCTGCCCCAACTACCTATTCCCCCTTTGGTGCCAATCCAGAGCTTGCAAAGAAGCGCCAGGAACTTGTTCTTTCCCAGATGTTTCAAATGGGATATATAACTGAACAAGAGCGCGAGAGAGCTAAGCAAGAACAGTTAAACTTTACACAACCAGGTAACACAATAAGTGCACCGCATTTTGTTATGTATACAAAACAAGTATTAGACGATCTACTTGGTCCTCGTATTGTAGAGCAAGGAGGTCTGCAAATCACTACTACTTTAGATCTAGATCTGCAAAATGTTGCGCAAGAGATAGTTCAAGAAGAACTAGCAAAACTTGCTCGTTTAAATGTAGGAAATGCTGCTGTTTTAGTAACAAAGCCAGAGACGGGTGAAATTGTAGCAATGGTTGGATCGCGTGATTACTATGATGAATTAAATGATGGAAATGTTAATATAACAACATCGTTGCAGCAACCAGGGTCATCAATTAAGCCGATAAACTACGTTGCAGCACTGCAAAATGGAATGACTGCAGCTACATTAATTAACGATAGCCCAATTAGCTATGTTCAACCAAATGGAAAAGTATATAGTCCAGTTAACTATGATGGCCGTTTTCATGGAATTGTGCCTCTACGTTGGGCTCTAGCTAATTCATACAACATTCCTGCAGTTAAAGTCTTAGACAAAATTGGAGTGTCTTCCATGGTTGAACAAGGACAAGCTATGGGGATAGATAGCTGGGAAGATAGTTCGCGCTTTGGCTTATCTTTAACATTGGGTGGTGGAGAAGTTACGATGTTGGATATGGCCGAAGCTTATGGAGTATTTGCAAATGGGGGTAAATTAATGGAGCTGTTACCAGTATTAGAGATTGAAGATTTTCAAGGAAAATCTCTTGATGATTTTGCAATTGATCGTAAACAAGAGCAGGTAATTCCTGAAGGTGCAGCTTTTATAATCTCTGATATCTTGGCAGATAACGCGTCTCGAAGCCGTGCATTTGGTGTTAATTCACTACTACATATTCCAGGTAAATATGTGTCCGTTAAAACAGGGACCTCTAATGAAAAAAGAGATAACTGGACAGTTGGATATACCAAAGATTTTGTAGTAGTGGTCTGGGTAGGTAATAATGATAACTCACCCATGCATCCCACTTTAACCTCAGGTATTACGGGCGCAACACCAATCTGGCGTCGTGTTATGGACTATCTTTTGGAAGACAGAGAAGCTTTACCTCCAGCCCAACCTGATGATGTAGTGAGAATTCCTTGCTATGGAAGGTATGAATACTTCATCAAAGGAACAGCACCTGTGCGTGGTTGTGGTATTTGGCCAAAATTCAGTCCCTCATCCTCTCCCACCCCAACACAATAAAAATAACCTCAAAAGGTCTGACCTTGCGAGTTTAAATATGATATACTAGGTAAAATGCCTTCTAAGAATCGTGTTAAACAGTACGTAACTGATAGCATCTATCACTGTTATAACCGTGGGGTTGAAAAGAGGATAATATTTCTGGAAAAGGTAGACTATTTAGTGTTTTTAAGCTATTTAAAAGAGTATCTATCGCCAATAGATAAAAGGGGTATCCAAAATCAACTGTCTGATCTGAATATTGACTACAAGAAGCGAGAAAAGCTAGTTCGACAACTGGAGATAAAAAATTACGCAGACAGAGTTTCACTATTAGCATATTGCTTGATGCCAAATCATTTCCATCTATTACTATATCAAACAGACGGTAAGGCTATACAGGAATTTATGCAGTCACTTATGACTCGTTTTACAATGTATATTAACAAGAAATACAATCGAGTAGGACCTTTGTTTCAGGGAGTATATAAAGGAGTATTAGTTATAAGTGATGAACAATTAGTTCATCTCTCTTACTACATTCACGCACAAGCTATATTGAACTCAAAAGGTCAGACCTTGCGAGTTCAAAAACCAAGTTCTTTGCCGAATTACTTGGGACAAATAAACCAGTTATGGGTAAAACCAGAGCGTATACTTAGTTGGTTTGATCAAGGTAGCTCAGGAGACATGTATAGTAGTTATCAGGAGTTTATGTCTCTTCCAACTAATAAAGTGGCGCTAATTTCTGAATTACTGCTAGAATAAACTCAAAAGGTCTGACCTTTTGAGTTCAAATTTAATGTTTTACGTCAAAAAGAAGAAAAATAAATTGAACAGAGATAAAAAAAGCTAAAAATTTGCAATTATTGTAACCAAATCATCATCGCTTAAACTTTTATCGTTTGTAAAAATTTGTATTGTACTTTCGAATTTATCATAAAAGATTTGGTCATATTCTGGGCTTGCGCCTTCTCTTTGAAAATAGCAAATTTCAGCATTAACAACAGTCTTGGTTGGACCATTACATGACCAGTCAAACTTATTCATTTGTGTTATTTGGATTTCCTTATCACCTTTCTCGAGTTTAGAAATAAAAATCTCTCCATCTTCTGTTTGTTGTTTCTGGTAGTTCTTAGTGAGTACATAGCCCTTTGGTACATATTCTGGTGGGTTAAGTCTATACAGAATGCCTTCTGTAACATCTGGCAGGCCCATATAAAGGGCAAACAGACCGAAAGCTATCCCCACAATTCCTATTAATAAATTTCTCTTCTTAGCCATGATCAATATTGCAGTCTTCTAAACTATCTTTAGTATTTTTTAATTATTTGAAAATGTCAAGCTGTGCATTAATTAGCTCAGAAGGTCAGACCTTTTGAGCTAATATTCGAGTTGAGCTTAACCTTATATTCGCTTACTTTGTTAAGTTGTGGTTTTGACAATGTGAACCTAAAATGTTAAACCTAAGGTAGAAGATATGAGCGTTATAAGGAGGCTATTTTTATTGATTATACTTATTATTCTTGCATCCGGGGCAACGGCTGCATATTTTAGTGATCAAGAAACTAGCTCAAATAATAAAGTTACAGCTGGTACACTAGAAATTGGTACTCCGGTGGATATTGATTTTAATGTGAGCGGGGCTGTTCCGGGTGATGTCTTTACAGGAGACCAGAATCCATATGATATAGGTAATGAAGGCAGCGTGGATGCGGATCATGTTGAGATTACCGTTACCAATACTGTTACCGATGTTAGATAGTAATGCTGATCCAGATATCGACGAAGAGATAATTGTGGACAAGTTATTATATGGTTCTTTTGATGTCAAAGCAGCTATAACGGGAAATTCAGGTGCAACCAGTTATGAAAGTGGTGGATATGGGATAAGATTGGAGAATGGGAGTTTATTGGGTTTGTTATTGGATGCAGGTGGCAATATTACACTTAACCGCTGGGAGTCATATGTTCTTGAGATCTATGATGTTGCTTCAGTTGACTTAGTTCCCGATGGATTAGCCGGAACAACGTCTGCTAATTTTGATGTAGACTTGAAGCTTGATGAGACGGCGGGAAATGAATATCAAGGTGATAGTCTAAACATTACATTTAGTTTTACATTAAACCAGCATTCAAGCCAGTAATGATTAAAACATGGAAGATTGTTGTAGTTGGTAGCAAATGGTGCTTAACGGTGTTGGTTGTAGCTGCGACAATTCTTTTGATTATTACCACATTTCATGCTTCACCAAAATACAGACTACTAGCGGTTAAATCTGGTTCAATGCAGCCTGCTATCCACGAAGGTAGCTTAATTCTTACAGAAAAGAAAGATATTTATTCGATTGGCGATGTTATTGCGTATAAATTAGACAAGGAAGTGGTAACGCATCGAATCTTTGCATATCATAATACAGCTTCGGGTGAGAGATATATTACCAAGGGAGATGCCAATAATGTAGCGGATCCAAATCCAGTTAATTATCCTAATATTCTAGGAAGACAGATTAAACAGATTCCATGGTTGGGTTATCTGGTTTCTTTCACAAAGCAACCTCTCGGTTTTATTCTGCTTATTATTATTCCATCGACAGTTATTGTCTATCAGGAACTGGTTGGTTTAAAACAGCACTTGTTTAAGAAGAAAATAGCGCATTTAGCCATCGCTTGTGTAATTGTGTTAGGTTTACATAGTGAGTTAACTAATTCATATTTTGCAGAATCAGCAAGTAGTAGTAACAATTTAATTGCGGCAGCTAGTTCATTTAGTTCGAGCTTGGACGTAGGTAATCTATCTATTAAGGTTTATTTTTGTCCAATAGGAACAAGTATTGGAGTGGATCAACAATCTGATTCTAATGGGAATGCAACTATACCAGATAGTTGTAGCGAGGCTGGTAGTAATATTCACTTTAGAGCCACTAACAATGTAGCTGATGGCGATGATTCCCCGCCCGATGACGATGAATTTGATGTTTTTGATTACAGTACCGATGCTAGTGGGACAATATCTATCTTGGATTATGGATTGGGCACTTTGGGTGTTGCTGAATTTCCTGTGGATGGAGATAGGCTTGCTGACTTTATGCTTCTAGGTTTCTTATGCAGTAATAGCGCTGGTGATTATGATAATAATTATGAACTAGCTACAATCAATGTAGGATCAACAACATATTGTAATGCATATAATCTATCGTTTGGAGGAGGTTCTCCATTTTAGAATTATGAATAAGATTATATATATATTAATACTTTTATTTTTGTTTGGTGTATCGGCTTTGCCAGTAGCTGCAGTAACCAAACAGTCTGGATCTATAAAGTTAACCCTAGATGAGCCCCTATATGCTTCAACAATAGCTTGGTATCCGGGTTTGGTAGTATCAAAAACTATCACAGTAAATAATACTAGTGGAGATAAAAAGGAGCTAAGTTTTCAGGCAATAAATACTAGTCAGACAGGGGCTATGGCTGGCGTGTTGTATTTTAATGTTCAGCAGAATTCTACTAATCTATATGGAGCAAGTAATAGCAAGACATTGCAAAACTTCTGGGATGCAGGTGAGGTAAAGATGTTGGACGTCTCTGGCAGTAGTACAACGACTCTTACCATTAACATAGCTATGAATGAGACTGCGGGTAATGAATACCAAGGAAAACAGGCTTTATTTGATCTGAACATAGGGTTTGTAGGGGAAGCACCCGTTACGGTAACTAGTAGTTCAAATAACACATGTGGTGACTCTAAGCCATCTGTTCCTGGAACGCTAACCGGGGCGGTTGGACCTGAAGATGGTCAAGTTACTCTAAGCTGGGGAAAACCTACAGGAAATTTTACTTATTTCCTATTAGCATATAGCGACAGCTCCAGTTTTCCTCCTAAATGGGGGAATCCAAATATTGGAAAAGATGTAGTATATGTTGTTTCTGGTTTGGGCACAGGAGATTACTATTTTTGGGTAAGAGCAGGGAATGGATGTATGCCAGGTGATTTTGTGGGACCAACTGCTGTGACAATCTCTTCTGGAGCTCCCGGATCTATTGTTGGGCAACCGGCTTCTGGTTTTGCTCCTGGAGTGTTAGGAGAGACAACTGAGAATGAAGCGCCTAATTTAGTTTTAAAAGAAACTAAAAAAGAGAATAACAAAGGAGAAGTTAGAGGATCAGAGATAAAAGATATATTTAATGATTTTGAGGAAGATGGCAAATCTTTTAACTGGGTTTCCCCTTTAACAATAGGTGGCCTTATCCTGTTAGGAATCATACTGGGCTATTTCTATCTTCGGAAGGATTAACGAGTTTTTTATTTAACACCCGGTGTTAACACCGGGTGTTGGTAGATTAAATTAATAGATCTGTTAAAATAACTTTGTATGGTTGTACGAAAAACTGTTCAGATTGGTGACCCTAGGTTGAAGGCAAAAAATGTTGAAATTAAGGATTTTTCTGGTAAAAAACTTGAAGCACTTATTCAGGATTTAACAGATACAATGCATGATGCAGATCTTATTGGAATTGCTGCTTGCCAGGGTTGAAGTGCTAGATATTAACTGTAAGAAATTTAGTTTTATAGCTGACGGTATTTTGGGGAGAGTTATTCAGTATGAAGTAGATCATGTAAATGGAATAGAGTTTCTAGCAAAAGTAGTAGACCAGAGCAAAATGTTGACACTTGAGCAATATTTAGAACAGATTATTAAACCAGATCCAAAATATAATGAGGTTTTGAAGATTGCAATTAAAGAAATTAGGTATCTATCATATTAAAGGCCTTGCCTTTAATATGATTATAACTTGGTTATGTAAGTTTGATCAATTATCAATTATTTCACTAGATTTACAAGACTAATAGTAGAATCTTTAAGCGCATGACGAATAACATATACACTTTTCATGCTTTGATTATATATCAATAGCCTTGCGAGAGTCTTGCGCTTTTATTAAAGGCAAGGCCTTTAATAAAGTTTGTGATACAATTCTTTCATGCAATTGAATAAAGATAAAGACTACATGGCATTTACTATAGAACGGCAATGAAAGCAAAGATAAGCATCATCACTTTGGGTGTTTCTAACTTTGAAAAATCGCTTCAGTTTTATTCTAAAGGACTTGGATTTAAACCGCATGGCTATAACGAAAAAGATGAATATGTAATGCTGGAAATGGAAGGAACATATCTTGCATTGTGTCCCAAAGACATGCTCATTAAAGATGTTACATTGCCGATCATCGATCCTGGTCTTTCTCCCATAACTCTTGCTCATAATGTTGTTTCAAAAGAAGAAGTGGATAGGGTATATAAAGAAGCACTTAATGCTGGTGCAAAACTAATCAAAAAGCCACAAGATGTCTTCTGGGGAGGCTATTCAGGATATTTTGCAGATCCTGATGGGTATCTCTGGGAAGTAGCATATAACCCTTTTACTGATTTAAGTTAAGGCTTGATTATGTCCTTTTCTAATTGTATTATGTTTTTTGGATGTTGATATAATATAATATGAGCAAACTGGTATCTACAAATCCATCTAGGAATTATGAAGTGATTGGTGAGGTTGAAATATCATCTAAGCTTGAGATTAGAGAAGCAGCTGCGCTTGCACAAGTTGCGAAACTGCAATGGAAAGAAACTCCACTATCTGAGCGAATAACTATTCTACGGAGTGTATTTGATTTATTTAAGGATAAGAAAAATATTGAAAAGTTAGCCAAGTTGGCTTCTCAAGAAATGGGGATGCCGATCAAAGAATCAAGAGAAGACTTTATGTACGGAAATAGAAATCTGGATTGGTATTTAGATCATGCAACGGCGTATCTATCGCCCGAAGTTACATATGAAGATGATAACGAGATTCACGCTGTTTATCGGGAACCGTACGGAGTAACAGCTGTTATAGTTCCGTGGAATTTTCCTTTTTCTAATTTTGTGTGGCAGTGTGGTCAGAACCTAATTGCTGGTAATGTGATTGTTTTTAAAGGTTCAGAAGAGGTTCCCTTGTTCAGTAAAGCTCTGGAAGAGATTATGTTAAGTTCTCTTTTACCCAAAGGCGTGTTTAATGTTATTTATGGAGATGGGAAAGTTGGAGATCAACTAGTACATGAGAATATTGATTTAATTTGCTTTACTGGTAGTACTAATACTGGTAAGTACCTGTATAAAGTAGCAGCAGAAAAATTTATTCCTGTTGTCATGGAGCTAGGTGGATCGGCTCCTGGTGTAATATTTGAAGATGCGGACATTTCTGGTGTAATTGAAACTATTGTTATGAATAGATTTATGAATTGCGGACAGATATGTGATGGTCTTAAAAGGTTAATAGTACACAAAAATGTATATTCTCAAGTTCTTAAGCAATTAAAAGAAATTTTTGAGAATAATATAATTGGAGAAGCCGAATCTGATAAAACCCAAATGGGTCCACTTGTTTCTCAAAGACAATTAGACTTGCTTGAAGAGCAAGTGGGGGATGCCCTTTCTAAGGGAGCAAAGGTAGAAATTGGTGGGAAAATACCTAAGAGATTAAAGGGTGCTTATTATGAACCAACTTTGTTAACCAATGTTAAGCAAAATATGCGAGTATGGACGGAAGAAGTGTTTGGACCTGTATTGCCAATCGTTACTTTTGAAACAGAAGAAGAGGCAGTAGAATTAGCAAACGATACAAAGTATGGTTTGGGGTCTTATGTATTTACGTCTGATAAAGAAAGATTTCAACGAGTAGCTATGAAACTTCAAGCGGGTATGGTTAGCTTGAATAACACGAGCTATGTTATGGCATGCAACCCATTTGGAGGGTATAAGGAGTCAGGATTAGGCAGAGAGCATGGATCATATGGGTTTCATGATATTACCCAAGTCAAAGTTGTTTCCAGAGAAAAATAAAACTATCTGCATGATGTATAGTTTCATACTTTCTCAGTAACTCTATACTCCAGACGTTTACCAAGCATTAATCTGGTGTGGGCGTCAAGGCCTGGGAGAGCGGAAAGGAAGAAGGAAACTACTGGTAAGCTAAGCCATTGTACAAAAAGAAAAGGAACTTTCCAGCGAGGGAAATGAGCTGGTCTTTTGGGTCTGGTTTTGGTATCTACAATTATTACGATTAAAAGTAAAACTGCACT
Protein-coding sequences here:
- a CDS encoding penicillin-binding protein, with amino-acid sequence MDVLWKITYRLLYLLAYALILIGGVVRRIIDLVFRPIRYIGMLLLQLFYFKKKKKPKIERTRLVLSFQSLRWFVLGVIFTMLFVGVPFIVVSWLRQLPDPHTLSQMKLPATTKFYDSNGKLLYELYADIDRRPVALDKIPQDIVNATIAVEDQEFYHHLGFSLRGMFRAAREIILNKKLQGGSTITQQLIKNTLLTPETTISRKLKEVVIASWAEIIYSKDEILSMYLNNVPYGGTAWGIRAASEKYFGTDVTELTLAQSALLAGLPAAPTTYSPFGANPELAKKRQELVLSQMFQMGYITEQERERAKQEQLNFTQPGNTISAPHFVMYTKQVLDDLLGPRIVEQGGLQITTTLDLDLQNVAQEIVQEELAKLARLNVGNAAVLVTKPETGEIVAMVGSRDYYDELNDGNVNITTSLQQPGSSIKPINYVAALQNGMTAATLINDSPISYVQPNGKVYSPVNYDGRFHGIVPLRWALANSYNIPAVKVLDKIGVSSMVEQGQAMGIDSWEDSSRFGLSLTLGGGEVTMLDMAEAYGVFANGGKLMELLPVLEIEDFQGKSLDDFAIDRKQEQVIPEGAAFIISDILADNASRSRAFGVNSLLHIPGKYVSVKTGTSNEKRDNWTVGYTKDFVVVVWVGNNDNSPMHPTLTSGITGATPIWRRVMDYLLEDREALPPAQPDDVVRIPCYGRYEYFIKGTAPVRGCGIWPKFSPSSSPTPTQ
- a CDS encoding signal peptidase I; this encodes MIKTWKIVVVGSKWCLTVLVVAATILLIITTFHASPKYRLLAVKSGSMQPAIHEGSLILTEKKDIYSIGDVIAYKLDKEVVTHRIFAYHNTASGERYITKGDANNVADPNPVNYPNILGRQIKQIPWLGYLVSFTKQPLGFILLIIIPSTVIVYQELVGLKQHLFKKKIAHLAIACVIVLGLHSELTNSYFAESASSSNNLIAAASSFSSSLDVGNLSIKVYFCPIGTSIGVDQQSDSNGNATIPDSCSEAGSNIHFRATNNVADGDDSPPDDDEFDVFDYSTDASGTISILDYGLGTLGVAEFPVDGDRLADFMLLGFLCSNSAGDYDNNYELATINVGSTTYCNAYNLSFGGGSPF
- a CDS encoding glyoxalase; this encodes MKAKISIITLGVSNFEKSLQFYSKGLGFKPHGYNEKDEYVMLEMEGTYLALCPKDMLIKDVTLPIIDPGLSPITLAHNVVSKEEVDRVYKEALNAGAKLIKKPQDVFWGGYSGYFADPDGYLWEVAYNPFTDLS
- a CDS encoding aldehyde dehydrogenase, producing MSKLVSTNPSRNYEVIGEVEISSKLEIREAAALAQVAKLQWKETPLSERITILRSVFDLFKDKKNIEKLAKLASQEMGMPIKESREDFMYGNRNLDWYLDHATAYLSPEVTYEDDNEIHAVYREPYGVTAVIVPWNFPFSNFVWQCGQNLIAGNVIVFKGSEEVPLFSKALEEIMLSSLLPKGVFNVIYGDGKVGDQLVHENIDLICFTGSTNTGKYLYKVAAEKFIPVVMELGGSAPGVIFEDADISGVIETIVMNRFMNCGQICDGLKRLIVHKNVYSQVLKQLKEIFENNIIGEAESDKTQMGPLVSQRQLDLLEEQVGDALSKGAKVEIGGKIPKRLKGAYYEPTLLTNVKQNMRVWTEEVFGPVLPIVTFETEEEAVELANDTKYGLGSYVFTSDKERFQRVAMKLQAGMVSLNNTSYVMACNPFGGYKESGLGREHGSYGFHDITQVKVVSREK